aaatttatatatCAATGCCCTCTTTATCAAtctcaaataaattcattttagGAATCCTTCAATTGTAACTCAGTATGATATCATGTTAGTGTAAGTACTTCATGTTAGTCAGTGATCGATCTTTTTCCAGCAGTTTCTTTCAACCTTATATTATTTGTTGCTAGATCGACAAGTTGTTTTTACCTCAAGATGTACACCACATATAAGTTGGTCCAAAGGGTTGAGTAGCAATCCACACAATAAAGTGGTACCAAAATTAATGGATACACATGCTAAGTTCAGTAGTCTTTTCAAACCTACAAATGCTTGGCTGAATGTTAGGTTTGGAACTGCAAAGTTATGCAATAATTTACCTACTTTTGGTCATGCGGTTGAAGACTAGAAGCTTACATAGCAATAGTTATTGGTAGGCTGATTATTTTTGGCGGAGAACTTTCACTCAAGACAGAACTTTTCGAAATTCCAGTAGAACAAAACAAGTCTAAAGTAACTTAAAgaaatttcttcaaaatcttGTCAGTTAACCATTTCCAAAAAGTTTACTAATTATACATATAACCgattttcttctgtttctttttcctttatagCCAATTTGAACTAGGGCCCCTTCTAGCATTGAGAACATGCGTTTCTAGTATATAGCACcatatgtaattaattatagGACTTTTCACATATAAGCCTATAAATGGGAGTTCAAATCTTCTGTTCCCATTTTCGCAGTCCCCCCTCTGTCTCCCATTTAGAATTTTGACACCTATAACACCACTTAACCCAGTCTTAAAAGTGTGAACcttcccaacaaaaaaataaaaataaaaaccctgaCTACAAACTGAAATTGGTATttaggtgacgaggggtaaacttaaaagatattcaaccaagaacgcaacaaacttcacacactctagaccttgaccaaatactcttatgactagtcaactgtcagatatgaattataccaaagaataacatacacagagcataccaaGATATACCTACAAGcctagagaattactagtgacaacctaggcactcagaaggacccgtctatctaggcatcccctttgctagcaacaactatggtgaaagtgtgtgaagacaacataatcaagcaaacaccaaacagcaaataatgatgactagtcaactatgAGGATACAAATCTagaattcatacgatgactagtcaaccacaaagaacacaaaaaatcatacgatgactagtcaaccaccaagaacacaaacccagaattcatacgatgactattcaaccaccaagaacacaaacccagaaaaattacagagatgcaatcagaaattgtcaaccagaaacccaccattggaaaaaactgggggtcatcaaccgaccaggcaatccactaagtagaaaaggattcttacaaaggaacacaagcaagctcaagaaaaatctagatctatttaggaagatgagctatacctcctttgtgcaatcttcttctccaacttagcaaagcttgaagctcagttcttcatggcaattgcagctccttctccagctcattcatcccatggcaccaACTTGCAAGCTTTATCTCAGacataaaccaaaatttggattcaaaggagaatgaccaatttcttcaagaaaccataatcttgaagaaatcaatcttgaatatAACCTAGATATATATGAAAGAGTGTTTGATATAGTAAgatgaggttttcatatttcaaatgcagttttcaaaaagaaacattttggaaaactcaaagatgaaaaatatgaaggttacacttaaggaagaagagaaagtttACAgagaaactttccaaaacttgcCTACAAAAGTGACGGCTGCCAAATAAGGAATCCTTTGGCCTTTACACCCAAACATTCCCTAGGTCAGAATCGATACATGGcagcaaagagagagaagagaataggACAAAATAGTTGATTATCCAGCTAGAAATCCTAcagagcaaggatgactagtcatacgagAAACAGATGACTTGTCATCATTTtgtgaaatcaatttaatgcaatgtgatgcaatgcacaatttacctttgtcaATTTGCTTGAACCTTCATAGGATAGTTGTttagttaagaacacctagagaagctattcttaatctaaacttgagcttgataaaaacaataaaaatcctattacaaaattgtcaagggaagccaaaagaaaaactcaaaatgcatacattaacacaAACTCTCCTTTGCCACACCCCTTAAACTTCACCATTTTTTGTTCTCATCTTCATTGCTGGTGATTATTGACCTACGACCGTTTCCGCTTAGGGATGGAcccaatattttaaaatgggGTGGGCTAAATTTAGGTACTAAGCAGATAGAAAACTCAACAATACTATGTGATTTCACtgataaccaaaaaaaaaaaaaaaaaatttacagcaagaacaataaaatcaattacaaATCCTATTTGATAATTCATAACTCATAAACTGAAACTGATGCCCCAATTGCAAATCCGAATTGATAATTCATAAGTGTCACTTGCAAATCCTAATTGATACTTCataaattccaaaaaaatccTCAAATTAAAGCATCAAGAAATTGAGAGAAGCTTACATGACGAATATAGGAACTTGGTTCACTTGAATTAAGTCTTGAAGGTGAATGCAGAAGCAACAAGAgcgttgttttttttttttttttgggtagaaTTTTATTCTGATTAAGGTTTCAAGCCTTCTTACTGGAAGATCATTTGGAGAAACTGGAATATGCCCCTCTGCTACTGCCCACCAGCTGTTCGATTATTTGCTCCAAAGAAGCTCCAGGCAACAGCTCCTTTGCACAGGCTGCAGCGCGCAGGGCTGtttggtttcttctttttaagtGATATGTTCAAAATGCATAGTTTTGGTCCaagtaaaaccaaaaaaagaaaaaaaaagaaagggccAACAGCTAGCAATGGTTGACACCCCTTCCTGAGTTTCAATCGAAATTGGATACCCCAAATAAACCCTATCATCCCCAACTCTTAACCCTACACTTCCACACCTGAACCACCATTACCCACACCGGCCAACTCCCCAACCACATTCATTTTTTCTCAATCCTCCTTTGCCTCCATCATCCATTAGCTTTTCTCTTTAGCTTTTTTCATTATCATtgactatctctcactctctcaaattggtacaaataaatttcattacatTCATTAAGCAACGAAACCCTGAACggttctctctccctctctgtaTTCTTTGATTCATTTAGTAGAAACCCATTTGTTTCAGAGGCAAAAGAAGCATTGTGAAATGGGCATAAGATGGATTTCTCTTtatgctttaattaattaagatggattttgggttttggttaaGAGTGCTActaaacaaaccctaaaattaactgagtacaccttatgatctaagtacaccctaatatttaaatcaaaaagtaaaattaactaagtacaccctagttaactaccaaaaatacccctgTTACACCCTTATACACTCTATCACACAACACCCTAACCAATCCTAAGCCaagtttctctttttacaCGAATTCGTACTCTGTTTTTCGATTTTGGATTTGCATTACTTTTGAGAGAAATTGGTAAGGACTGTATTTGTGcatgaatgaaattttgtgTTGATTTGTCAAATTGCATTGGCtcatccaaaatttcaactgCAGTTGTGGCTAAAGATGGGAGCTGGTCGATTGAGAAGCCAACACTTCAGAACATGAACAAGCAAGGTGAGCAAGATTGCTTCAGTTTTAACATCACAATAACTGAGGGTCCTTTGTAGCAGTGTTTACCTAAATGGTGTACATATTGATGATGGTTGTCATGTCGACAGTTGAAACTAGTGTAACACCCCATGATACAACAAGTGGAATGCTAACCAAGATATCTGAATCTGATTCTGAAACTCGGAATCGATTTATAAATTGTGAATAGTTGAGGAACTTGAGTGGAGAATTGAAAGGCAACCTTCCTGATAACTGACTTGAAACCGCAATCCAGTTTTCCAATAAATGAATTACGATTGCTCTAacagaggagggagagagagatggagacaGGGAACAATAAAACGAAAATAGAAAAGTTTTCTCCTAGCTAACAGAGTTGTCGAAACTCTGCATTTGGATAACACCAATAAAGGCATTTGGAGAAGATGCTCAACCCAGCAAGATCAGAAAATTGATTGTTAGACgttagaataaaattttcagacTCTACGACAGGCGGATGAAACTCATTGTTTATGTATGTACGGATAGAAATTACATTTGCATTATTATTAACATATGGTCAATATgttctttttggtcattttatattaaggtaaattagtaattcagtTAATAGTTTGGTAGTAGggcttagttaattttatggttcatttagcagcactcttggTTAATTGATtgagttttggttttggttattttgtatagatttttttcaatttatttatttgtatatatttttagtttttaattaattaataaagatTGTTGTGGTTTGATTAAAGCTTGTTAGTTTGTATATAATTAACATGGTGAATTTGTTAATATGATTAATATGGTGTTTTAGCCTTTTAAATATCGTTTAAATTATCATGGTatttagtaatttttttaatttaatttaatttaatttaattttaaagcttttaacctatgaaatattaataatatattaaatcaatagattaaaatataaaatctcaTCATTCTTCAGGCAATTGTGCACTAACTAACCATGATGcattatattaataatatattaaatcaatagattaaaatataaagttaaaaaattttcaacaaattaTGGGGAAGATTCTTGAAAACCTTGTATATGGTGTTGGATTTCTCAGTGTAAATTAAAAGTAAACGATTATCATTATGTTAGGAATAAGCATATAATTTCTTATTACCACATCCTACAATTAAAAAACTGCTTCAGTTTATTTTGTGTGGAAATTGAGTTTGATTCTAAGTGTGCCATCTGTTTAGCTTTCGAACTTGATTCTAAAGGGAAcccaatcttttttttatatatttttgttaatacaagtgatagtctaaactacaaaggGGGGAGAGAGTTTCTTACACATACACTATCAATGTGCCATGGAGATTCGAACTTGAAATTATTAGTCTGCATGTTAAAACCCTTTTCTAAAAATGGGCTAGACATCGTTGGCCACCCCAGTCTATTCTTAATTTACTTGTTGAGGATTGTGTTAGGTTTTGTAATTAGGCCTATAGTAACAATTATGTGCTATTTTCACAAGATACGACACATAGCAGATTATGGTTCACTAGTATTCGATGCGAAAACATGGGCAGATCTATGTGCCACTCCAGCCCAATGCTGAATTTTTAGAATATAACTTAGGCTAAGTTGTCCAAGTCCAAACTATGTAAATCAAATATTAGCCCACCCGCTATGTACAAATCAGGCCACCTCTGCAGAAATTCCAACCATTGGATTGACTGGAATCCATGTTATGCAACTTTGGAGCCATGTGATGCAACTTTGGAGCCCGTTTGATTATGTATGTTTATAATAaagattaataatttttatgtaATAAATGTTGTTGATATGTGGTCATGAGAGATATCCGTTTAAGGGATCTCCACCTTCTTTCGTACCACAAATCCGGATGACATCATGTTTAACTTCATCATGGAAGAAACCGATAGAGCTCATGAAGCTTCAGCAATCATTATTCATACTTTTGATGCCTTGGAGCCAGATGTTTTGGATGCTCTCTCATCTATGCTTCCCCATGTATACACCGTTGGCCCTCTTCAATTGCATCTCAATCAGATACCAGAACACCCTTTGAAAATGGGATACAGTCTATGGAAAGAAGAAACTGAATGCCTCGAGTGGCTAAACACCAAGGCACCAAACTCAGTTGTCTATGTGAATTTCGGCAGTATAGCAGTCGTGACACCAGAACAGCTTGTGGAGTTTGGGTGGGGACTTGCAAATAGCaaacttccatttttttgggtaattagACCTGATCTTGTTATTGGAGAATCGGCTATTTTGCCGCCAGAGTTTGTGGCTGAAACTAAGGAAAGAGGTCTAATAGCTGGGTGGTGCCCACAAGAGCAAGTCCTTAACCACCCATCAGTTGGAGGATTTTTAACGCACAGCG
Above is a window of Prunus dulcis unplaced genomic scaffold, ALMONDv2, whole genome shotgun sequence DNA encoding:
- the LOC117613728 gene encoding 7-deoxyloganetin glucosyltransferase-like — protein: MFNFIMEETDRAHEASAIIIHTFDALEPDVLDALSSMLPHVYTVGPLQLHLNQIPEHPLKMGYSLWKEETECLEWLNTKAPNSVVYVNFGSIAVVTPEQLVEFGWGLANSKLPFFWVIRPDLVIGESAILPPEFVAETKERGLIAGWCPQEQVLNHPSVGGFLTHSGWNSTVESITAGVPMLCWPFFGDQQMDCRYTCNEWGIGMEISNDVKRDEVEKLVKELMEGEKGKKMKNKVMKWKKLAEDATGPHGSSFTNLDNLVNQVLLR